A stretch of DNA from Endozoicomonas sp. 8E:
ATGAAGGCTCATCCGGCAAATGAGAAGGTACAGATGACAACACTGAACCGGATGATGACGCTTTGGATGGCATGACTTCCTTCCATGAAGTTGCTACTGTTTCAGCTTAGCCAAAATCACTGCCGACAGTTCAATAGTGCCATTGACCTGTTCACTAGTATTTTACTCTTCACGGCAATCATTTGGGAGTCATCCTTTTGACAAATCAACGATGCACCTGGTGCACAGAAGACCCGGACTACATTCGATATCATGATGAAGAGTGGGGCATTCCCTGTCACGACGATCGGAAGCTGTTTGAATTTCTGATTCTGGAAGGTGCCCAGGCAGGTCTCAGCTGGATCACCATACTCAAACGCCGGGAGGGCTACCGCAGGGCCTTTGCAGGCTTTGATCCTGCTGCGGTCGCCCAATTCACCGGGCAAGATGCAGAAAGACTGCTCCAGGATGAAGGTATTGTCAGAAACCGGCTGAAAGTGAACAGTGCTATCAAGAATGCCCGGGCTTTTCTGAAGATTCAGGAAGAGTTTGGCAGCTTTAAGCAATATATCTGGTCCTTTGTGAATCACACTCCAATCCGGAACCAATGGCAAACAATGTCTGAAGTGCCCGTCACCACCCCGGAATCCGATGCCATGAGTAAAGACCTGAAAAAAAGAGGTTTTTCATTTGTAGGCAGTACTATCTGTTATGCCTACATGCAAGCTATGGGGATGGTGAATGATCATCTGGTGGGCTGTCCTTCGTACTCCCAACCAGACTTTGTTGGTTGAACCACAAGGTGAAAATACGGTTGAGCACTGAACGGTGACTTTCAAGGAAGATGTCGCCTCAAATAATGCAGCTAAATCACAACGCTGAAGAAGCTCTATCCATCAATTTCATTGAAATGATGTACTAGCAGCCTGTCGGACTTAAGCGTCCGTAGCGAGGATTGCAAGAAATTGAGGATAAAAATCTCTGTTTCTGAGGAGAATAGCGAGCTATTTGACGAAGAAACAGGGATTTTTAGACCAATTTATTGCAACCGCACGACTGCATGGATGCAGGAGCTAGAGCAACGCAGGAGCAGTTGCCGTGTAGGACAGTCTTAAGTCCGACAGGCTGCTAGAGATTTTTAAAGAATTCATCCAGATCCTCAATGCCTTGGTATTCATTCATGAGATCCTGCCAACTGTCAGGAGGCGTTTCCGCATTCACCAGTTTCCCAAACACCGAATATGCATCGGTCTTGCTACCGTAGGCACGTTTGGTTTTTTCGTCATTTACCCAAGCATATATGATGATTCTGGCTGCTTCGTCGTAGCGGAAAAACAGCCGGTACTGTTGAAAAAACTTAGCTCGAAACCAGTGCTTTCTGGCTTTTCCAAGCGTCAAGCCTTGACGGTATGAAGGATCAGAGGGATTGCTTGGAACCCGTTTAAATGCCAACTGGTTGATTGCCGCCAGTCGTTTTGTGGCGTTTTTCTTTTGAAAGGAATCTGGATGCTGTTGTTTCAGTTTTTTGACCTCGACAGCCAAGCTCTTGAGTTGTGCGACAAACATGGGGTGGGCAAGAATTGTCCAGCCATGAAAGTCATTACGGGTGGAAGGCATTGCCGATCAATCCTCACCAAGTGGCTCATCGAGATCAATATCAATCTCCCCAACCAGATCATTGAGATTTCGGGCAAGCTCCGGGGAAAGCGGCTTCAGTGTTCGGGGATGGTTTTTCATATCCCGCTCAAGAAAATCCAGGAAGCCTGCTACTACAGGGTCTACTTCGTCACTCTGACACTTGGAAAGCAGGACGCTGCCATCGGAGCGAATCTCATACTGAAGCTTTTCCTGCTTGTTTAATTCCAGCGCCTTTCTGACCGAGGCCGGAATAGTCGTCTGATAACGATCCGTCAGGGTGGATTGATCTACGAACACATTTTTCATGATGAAACCTCCGAGTGTTAACCATCACTTATCGTGGTAATGCAAATGCATTACCACGTCAAAGACAGGGTTGCGGGTGAAACGGCCAACAAACGGGGACTGATCGCCCTGGTGCTGGTAGTTCGAGGTTTGAGCCTATTCCCTCAGAAAGAGGGTGAATCAGAACTTGTTATTTCTCGTATGGTTAGATTTTTATCCTTCAACCAACACTCTCCATAACTATTCAGCTCTGGCATATATTCTGCAGATAGCTTTGCAACATAACCTGTTGAGCCAAAAACTCATCAGGATGCCCCCGGATAGCGCAGAGAGCGAACAACAACAGTGCAAATTTTCAGAATACTTCCCAACGTCCGCCCACTTTTACTCTGTTATAAATACTTGGGCTTTGTTATGGCGTATTTAATCGCTTACTCAGGAGAAACGACAGCCTCCCTGAACGATGCCGAAGCAGTCAACACATCCGGTTTGCAACGGATGCTGTCTCAGCGAGTCGCTAAAAGCTACCTGATGATCGGGGCCGACATTAACTCAGAAGACGCCAGAGAGCAGCTCGATAAAAGCATTGCGCTGTTTGAAAATAACTTTCAGGCTTTATCAGATTATGCGCCCAACGAAGTCATTAAACATCAGCTAAGTGTGGTTGCGAAAGACTGGGAAACCTAC
This window harbors:
- a CDS encoding DNA-3-methyladenine glycosylase I codes for the protein MTNQRCTWCTEDPDYIRYHDEEWGIPCHDDRKLFEFLILEGAQAGLSWITILKRREGYRRAFAGFDPAAVAQFTGQDAERLLQDEGIVRNRLKVNSAIKNARAFLKIQEEFGSFKQYIWSFVNHTPIRNQWQTMSEVPVTTPESDAMSKDLKKRGFSFVGSTICYAYMQAMGMVNDHLVGCPSYSQPDFVG
- a CDS encoding type II toxin-antitoxin system YhaV family toxin — protein: MPSTRNDFHGWTILAHPMFVAQLKSLAVEVKKLKQQHPDSFQKKNATKRLAAINQLAFKRVPSNPSDPSYRQGLTLGKARKHWFRAKFFQQYRLFFRYDEAARIIIYAWVNDEKTKRAYGSKTDAYSVFGKLVNAETPPDSWQDLMNEYQGIEDLDEFFKNL
- a CDS encoding type II toxin-antitoxin system PrlF family antitoxin, translated to MKNVFVDQSTLTDRYQTTIPASVRKALELNKQEKLQYEIRSDGSVLLSKCQSDEVDPVVAGFLDFLERDMKNHPRTLKPLSPELARNLNDLVGEIDIDLDEPLGED